The Thioalkalivibrio sulfidiphilus HL-EbGr7 genome includes the window CTCTCCTGCCCCCTTGACCTGGTCAGCCCCGAGGCCGCCGCCGAGGCGGGCTGGGGCGGTGGCTTCACCGACCGCTGCCGGGGCTCCCGCTACGACTACGCCGGGCGCGTCTACGACGGCCAGCCCGCCCGCCGCAACCTGGAAGTCCCCGCCTATCGGGTGGAGGGCAGCAGGGTCATCCTGGGCGACTAGCTGGACTTGCGCGACCAACGCAAAGGACGCGGAGACGCAAAGAGCGCAAAGGTTTTTTCGTCAAACAGCCTTATTCCGCCCTCTGCGTCTCTGTGTGCTTTGCGTGGAATGCCTGGATTTCAACCCGTCACGTAAACATCGAAGCGGGTGGTCTTGCCGGGGATCTGGTGGCTGGGTTTGCGGCCGCTCAGGGGTTCGGCGCGGGCAGGGCGCTTGACCACCACCCGGCGTTTCGCCACGGCGAGGGCCGCCTCCAGGGTCTCGGGGGCGTCCTGGTCATCGCCCACCAGGGTACGGAACACGCGCATCTCCTTCTTCACCAGGGCGCTCTTGTCCCGGTGGGGATACATGGGGTCCAGGTAGATCACGTCGGGGCGCGGGGCCTCGTCCAGCGCCGTGAGCCAGTCCCGGGCGTTTCCCGTGACCAGGTGCATGCGCGCGATGGTCTGCGCCAGGTCCGCGTCCCGGGCGGCCCGTTCCAGGCCGTCGGCCAGCAGGGCCGCGATCACCGGTTCCCGTTCCAGCAGGGTCACCTCACAGCCGAGACTGGCGAGCACGAAGCCGTCACGGCCCAGCCCGGCGGTGGCGTCCACCACGCTGGGCCGCTCGCTGTCCTTGATGCCCACCGCCCGGGCCAGGGGCTCGCTGCGCAGGCTGATGCGGGCCTGGCGATAGCCCAGGCGCCCGGTCACGAAATCCACCTGGATGGGGCCGGGGGCGTCGGGAGCGGTGAGCGCGAGGCTCAGGCCATGGCCGTCGAGGATTAGCACCAAGGGTGTGCCGGCCGATTCACCGGCCAGAGGCAGGTTCAGCTCAGCAGCCAGGGCCTCGGCCCGTTCCCGCAGGTCCTCGGATGCGTAACGGATGCTGATACGGGTATCTGACATGGTCTGCGTGTTTGATCGTAGGTCGGCCTTCAGGCCGACAGCGTGGCTCAGGCGAAGGTGGCTGTCGGCCTGAAGGCCGACCTGCGTATGGCTGCAGGCGGCCTCAATAATGGGGCGGCGGCGGTTCCTGGTTCGGATCCATGAGCGGGTTCTCGATCACGGCCGCCAGCCGTTGCCGAAGCCCCTCCATCT containing:
- a CDS encoding class I SAM-dependent methyltransferase; this translates as MSDTRISIRYASEDLRERAEALAAELNLPLAGESAGTPLVLILDGHGLSLALTAPDAPGPIQVDFVTGRLGYRQARISLRSEPLARAVGIKDSERPSVVDATAGLGRDGFVLASLGCEVTLLEREPVIAALLADGLERAARDADLAQTIARMHLVTGNARDWLTALDEAPRPDVIYLDPMYPHRDKSALVKKEMRVFRTLVGDDQDAPETLEAALAVAKRRVVVKRPARAEPLSGRKPSHQIPGKTTRFDVYVTG